One region of Salinibacterium sp. TMP30 genomic DNA includes:
- the holA gene encoding DNA polymerase III subunit delta — MAAKPPARSPAKSKVVIPQLTWNNVRPAPIVLVSGTEGFLADRAIRLLRDTLKVEDPSLEVSDLEADQYAPGELISLASPSLFSEPRMIRITNVEKCSDAFITETLKYLDAPADDTYVVLRHAGGVRGKKLLDAIRGGTGGGIEVVCVDLKKDAEKYDFAAAEFATKRRRVTPGALRTLVSAFSADLAELAAACQQLIADDADEINEATVARYYSGRVETSAFKVADSAIAGRSGEALVLLRHALASGADPVPIVAAFASKLRTMAKLSGGAMSSGQAAKTFGMAPWQADRAMKDLRGWSDAGLGSAIEAIADTDAQVKGLGRDPVFALERMITVVAARGIR; from the coding sequence GTGGCCGCTAAACCCCCAGCGCGATCGCCGGCAAAGTCGAAGGTTGTTATCCCGCAATTGACGTGGAACAACGTGCGCCCGGCGCCAATCGTGCTCGTCAGTGGCACCGAAGGTTTCCTTGCCGACCGTGCGATTCGGTTGCTGCGCGACACCCTCAAGGTTGAAGATCCCAGCCTCGAAGTGAGCGACCTTGAGGCCGACCAGTACGCCCCTGGTGAGCTCATTAGTTTGGCGAGCCCCTCGCTCTTCAGCGAACCGCGAATGATTCGCATCACGAACGTTGAAAAATGTTCCGACGCGTTCATTACAGAAACGCTGAAGTATTTGGATGCACCCGCCGACGACACCTATGTCGTGCTCCGTCATGCCGGGGGAGTGCGTGGTAAGAAGCTGCTCGACGCTATCCGTGGCGGAACGGGTGGTGGAATCGAGGTGGTATGTGTCGACCTCAAGAAGGATGCGGAGAAGTACGACTTCGCGGCCGCGGAGTTTGCGACTAAACGTCGACGAGTGACACCCGGAGCGCTGCGCACCCTCGTGTCTGCTTTTTCTGCTGATCTGGCCGAGCTGGCTGCTGCGTGTCAGCAGCTCATTGCCGATGATGCTGATGAGATCAACGAGGCGACTGTTGCTCGCTACTATTCTGGTCGGGTCGAAACCAGCGCATTCAAGGTTGCGGATTCTGCGATCGCGGGTCGCTCAGGTGAAGCTCTTGTGTTGCTGCGTCATGCTCTCGCATCTGGTGCTGATCCGGTTCCGATCGTTGCGGCGTTTGCGTCAAAACTGCGCACGATGGCCAAACTCTCTGGCGGCGCAATGTCGTCAGGGCAGGCGGCGAAGACTTTCGGGATGGCGCCGTGGCAAGCAGATCGGGCGATGAAGGATTTGCGCGGCTGGAGCGATGCTGGGCTTGGCTCCGCCATTGAGGCAATCGCCGATACGGATGCTCAGGTCAAGGGCTTGGGGCGCGACCCCGTTTTCGCGTTGGAACGCATGATTACCGTTGTGGCGGCTCGAGGCATCCGCTAA
- the rpsT gene encoding 30S ribosomal protein S20 — MANIKSQIKRIGTNKKAQDRNRAVKSQVKTAIRATREAIKAGDKETATARLLAASKTLDKAAGKGVLHKNQAANRKSAIAKQVAAL, encoded by the coding sequence GTGGCAAATATTAAGTCGCAGATCAAGCGCATCGGCACCAACAAGAAGGCACAAGACCGCAATCGTGCAGTCAAGAGCCAGGTCAAGACCGCTATCCGTGCAACCCGCGAAGCAATCAAGGCTGGCGACAAAGAGACCGCCACCGCGCGCCTCCTCGCAGCGAGCAAGACGCTCGACAAGGCCGCAGGCAAGGGCGTGCTGCACAAGAACCAAGCAGCGAACCGCAAGTCGGCTATCGCCAAGCAGGTCGCCGCACTCTAA
- a CDS encoding DUF4190 domain-containing protein encodes MTSLTISDSPVDSSAGVLTPSREGAAGADAAPDDRAVPTDSASPAPDRPVAPAAPAAASAARTSRTMSILALSLGIASLFFAQSVVVPLAAIVLGVFGLRDEPAGRSFSIWGIVLACVATFGWVVVVAAGALISLPFLFFAAF; translated from the coding sequence ATGACTTCTTTAACTATTTCTGATTCCCCTGTCGATTCGTCCGCGGGGGTGCTCACGCCTTCTCGCGAGGGTGCTGCGGGTGCTGATGCAGCGCCCGACGACCGTGCCGTGCCGACCGATTCGGCATCCCCAGCCCCCGATCGCCCAGTTGCACCAGCTGCACCAGCTGCAGCTTCTGCCGCGCGCACATCCCGCACGATGAGTATTTTGGCGTTGAGCTTGGGTATTGCGTCGCTTTTCTTTGCTCAAAGCGTTGTTGTGCCGCTGGCAGCTATCGTCTTGGGCGTTTTTGGTCTTCGGGATGAGCCTGCGGGGCGAAGTTTCTCTATTTGGGGCATTGTGTTGGCTTGCGTCGCTACCTTCGGTTGGGTTGTTGTTGTGGCTGCTGGCGCATTGATTTCGCTGCCGTTTCTTTTCTTCGCCGCGTTCTAG
- the lepA gene encoding translation elongation factor 4, whose protein sequence is MSPRASYTLEPASTDPAFIRNFCIIAHIDHGKSTLADRMLSVTGVVSDRDMRAQYLDRMDIERERGITIKSQAVRMPWALIDENGKEQSYALNMIDTPGHVDFTYEVSRSLAACEGAILLVDAAQGIEAQTLANLYLALENDLTIIPVLNKIDLPAADPEKYADEIAGLIGCDPSTVLRVSGKTGVGVPELLDEATRLIPGPIGDPSAPARAMIFDSVYDAYRGVITYVRMIDGKMAPREKVMMMSTKSAHELLEIGVSSPEPTPTNGLGVGEVGYLITGVKDVRLSKVGDTVTNFAKPSTVPLQGYSEPKPMVFSGLYPIDGSDYPVLREALDKLKLSDAALVYEPETSVALGFGFRCGFLGLLHLEIVRERLEREFNLDMIATAPSVIYEVMSDDKSVTTVTNPSEFPAGKIVSVTEPMVKASILTPKDFVGTVMELCQSRRGTMQGMEYVGTDRVELHYTMPLGEIVFDFFDHLKSRTQGYASLDYEPSGHQEADLVKVDILLQGEAVDAFSAIVHRDKAYAYGVLMTERLKNLIPRQQFEVPIQAAIGARIIARESIRAMRKDVLAKCYGGDISRKRKLLEKQKEGKKRMKMVGRVEVPQAAFIAALSGEVEGKEKK, encoded by the coding sequence ATGTCTCCTCGCGCCTCTTACACACTTGAGCCTGCTTCGACCGATCCGGCGTTTATCCGCAACTTTTGCATCATTGCGCATATCGATCATGGCAAGTCCACCCTCGCTGACCGCATGCTGTCGGTCACGGGGGTTGTCAGCGACCGCGATATGCGGGCCCAGTATCTCGACCGCATGGATATTGAGCGTGAGCGCGGCATCACGATCAAGAGCCAAGCGGTGCGCATGCCGTGGGCGCTGATTGATGAGAACGGCAAAGAGCAGTCGTATGCGCTCAACATGATTGACACGCCTGGCCATGTGGACTTCACCTATGAGGTGTCTCGTTCGTTGGCGGCGTGTGAGGGCGCAATTCTTTTGGTTGATGCGGCGCAGGGCATTGAGGCGCAGACGCTCGCAAACCTCTATTTGGCACTCGAGAATGATCTGACGATCATTCCGGTGCTGAACAAGATTGATCTTCCTGCTGCAGATCCTGAGAAGTATGCCGATGAGATTGCGGGTCTCATTGGTTGCGATCCATCAACGGTGCTTCGGGTTTCTGGCAAGACCGGTGTCGGCGTGCCCGAATTGCTCGATGAAGCTACGCGATTGATCCCTGGCCCTATCGGCGACCCGTCAGCTCCGGCCCGCGCAATGATTTTTGACTCTGTCTATGACGCCTACCGGGGTGTTATTACTTACGTTCGCATGATCGACGGCAAGATGGCGCCGCGCGAAAAGGTCATGATGATGTCGACGAAGTCAGCTCACGAGTTGCTGGAGATTGGGGTGAGTTCACCTGAGCCGACCCCCACGAACGGTCTCGGCGTCGGCGAGGTTGGGTACCTCATTACGGGTGTGAAGGATGTTCGCCTCAGCAAGGTTGGCGACACGGTCACTAACTTCGCAAAGCCGTCGACTGTGCCGCTTCAGGGCTATTCCGAGCCGAAACCGATGGTGTTCTCGGGTCTCTATCCCATCGACGGTTCTGACTACCCGGTGCTGCGTGAGGCACTAGACAAGCTGAAACTTTCGGATGCTGCGCTCGTTTACGAGCCTGAGACTTCTGTTGCGCTCGGGTTCGGTTTCCGTTGTGGATTCTTGGGACTGCTGCACTTGGAGATTGTGCGTGAGCGTCTTGAGCGCGAGTTCAACCTCGACATGATTGCGACTGCACCTTCCGTAATTTACGAGGTCATGAGCGATGACAAGAGCGTCACGACGGTCACTAACCCGAGTGAGTTCCCAGCCGGGAAGATTGTCAGCGTTACCGAGCCGATGGTGAAGGCATCCATTCTTACTCCTAAAGACTTTGTCGGAACGGTCATGGAGCTGTGCCAGTCGCGTCGCGGAACCATGCAGGGCATGGAATATGTCGGAACTGACCGCGTTGAGCTTCACTACACCATGCCTCTCGGCGAGATTGTGTTTGACTTCTTCGACCATTTGAAGAGCCGCACGCAGGGTTATGCGAGTCTCGACTATGAGCCCAGCGGCCATCAGGAGGCCGATCTCGTGAAGGTCGACATTCTGCTTCAGGGCGAGGCCGTCGATGCGTTCAGCGCGATCGTGCACCGCGATAAGGCGTATGCCTATGGCGTGCTGATGACGGAACGTTTGAAGAATCTGATTCCGCGTCAGCAGTTTGAGGTTCCCATCCAGGCCGCAATTGGCGCACGCATCATTGCTCGCGAGTCCATCCGGGCGATGCGTAAAGACGTTTTGGCGAAGTGCTACGGTGGCGATATTAGCCGCAAGCGAAAGCTCCTTGAGAAGCAAAAAGAGGGCAAGAAGCGCATGAAGATGGTCGGTCGCGTAGAGGTTCCCCAGGCTGCCTTCATTGCGGCGCTGTCTGGTGAAGTCGAAGGCAAAGAGAAGAAGTAG
- a CDS encoding DUF1990 domain-containing protein codes for MDSRTYPNAPVTYGAVGATRGSTFTVLPPTGFRRVDRSARIGHGEERWEFAHQQILTWGVKRRSGFGVTLLPRDPAGEVLDLSQDNDAHPKVRPGDTIVLSIGRGRLTAHEPVRVVYVVDEPKVAGFAYGTLEGHPLRGEESFMIERRDDNSVWMTVRSFSRPSSTKWMLLSPALRILQHVVVGRYLRALAGTIPTL; via the coding sequence GTGGATTCCCGCACCTACCCCAATGCTCCCGTAACGTACGGCGCGGTGGGTGCCACGCGTGGCAGCACTTTCACTGTGCTCCCGCCGACGGGGTTTCGACGGGTTGATCGTAGCGCTCGAATCGGACACGGTGAGGAACGTTGGGAGTTCGCGCATCAGCAGATTCTGACGTGGGGTGTGAAGCGTCGCAGCGGCTTTGGTGTGACGCTGTTGCCGCGCGACCCGGCGGGCGAAGTGCTCGACCTGTCACAGGACAACGATGCGCATCCGAAGGTTCGTCCTGGTGACACGATCGTACTGTCGATTGGTCGCGGTCGATTGACAGCGCACGAGCCGGTTCGGGTCGTTTATGTCGTTGATGAGCCTAAGGTTGCTGGCTTTGCGTACGGAACGTTGGAGGGACATCCGCTGCGGGGTGAAGAATCGTTCATGATCGAACGTCGCGACGATAACTCAGTGTGGATGACGGTTCGTTCGTTCTCTCGACCATCATCGACCAAGTGGATGCTGCTGTCGCCGGCTTTGCGAATTTTGCAGCACGTCGTGGTTGGCCGCTATTTGCGCGCCCTAGCCGGAACGATTCCTACCCTGTAG
- a CDS encoding HAD hydrolase-like protein has product MKTHILWDIDGTLIHNSRDGATVYLDAFSRVTGGPPRHRIANPHGMTEGQLLTELLELNGHPLAMLDDLLAELDVRTRAQHENGYTREAVAGGPQALREVAGRGWGNALLTGNGPLHSRYKLLAAGYSIDDFNWQNSFFGDRSPNRPHLTSLVAPTLGEGTHVIIGDTPNDGLAADSASLPFIAVATGAYSVDELRSTNALIVVDDLVSGLDEVLATITELKERR; this is encoded by the coding sequence GTGAAAACGCACATCCTGTGGGACATCGACGGCACACTCATTCACAACTCTCGTGACGGAGCAACTGTCTATCTCGACGCATTCAGCCGCGTCACCGGCGGCCCGCCACGCCACCGCATTGCCAACCCGCACGGGATGACTGAGGGGCAGCTACTCACCGAACTGCTCGAGCTCAACGGCCACCCACTGGCGATGCTGGACGACCTGCTCGCTGAACTCGACGTGCGTACGCGCGCCCAACACGAGAACGGATATACCCGCGAGGCGGTTGCTGGTGGACCACAGGCACTGCGTGAAGTTGCGGGCCGAGGCTGGGGAAATGCACTACTCACCGGAAATGGTCCGCTGCATTCGCGCTACAAACTCTTAGCAGCCGGCTACTCCATCGACGACTTCAACTGGCAGAACTCGTTCTTCGGCGATCGTTCACCCAACCGTCCTCACCTCACCTCGCTCGTGGCCCCCACGCTCGGTGAAGGAACACACGTGATCATCGGCGACACCCCCAACGACGGGCTAGCCGCCGACTCTGCATCGCTACCCTTCATTGCGGTTGCGACCGGCGCATACTCGGTTGACGAACTCCGCAGTACAAACGCGCTCATTGTCGTTGATGACCTCGTCAGTGGGCTCGACGAGGTACTTGCCACCATTACCGAGCTTAAGGAACGCAGGTAG
- the hemW gene encoding radical SAM family heme chaperone HemW, with translation MPGALPIADPAPLDGALPASAAVGSEGRPWSVYIHVPFCRVRCGYCDFNTYTSDELRGAKRSDYATEAIAEIALASAVLSQAGVASRQASTVFFGGGTPTLLPVTDLTRMLAAARDTWGFTSDAEVTTEANPDSVDRDYLLALKEAGFTRVSFGMQSAVQHVLATLERTHDPERVPHVVTWAREVGLDVSLDLIYGTPGESLEDWERSLDHAIAQNPDHISAYALIIETGTKLAGQIRRGVVAPVDDDLQADMYELAEQKLSAAGYEWYEVSNWGKASNDPDVSNTSRHNLGYWLGNDWWGVGPGAHSHVGGVRWWNVKHPAAYADRIAAGHSPGAGREILADSSKYLEHVLLRTRVRNGLPINTLDADGRNAVAGLIAEELVDARAALSGTIELTLKGRLLADAVVRRLLADAPI, from the coding sequence GTGCCAGGTGCTTTGCCCATTGCAGATCCAGCACCCCTCGATGGCGCACTTCCCGCATCCGCCGCCGTCGGCTCTGAAGGTCGCCCATGGAGTGTCTACATCCACGTTCCGTTTTGCCGGGTGCGGTGCGGTTACTGCGACTTCAACACGTACACGAGCGACGAGTTGCGCGGGGCCAAACGATCCGACTACGCGACGGAAGCCATTGCAGAAATCGCGCTGGCATCCGCGGTGTTGTCTCAGGCAGGCGTCGCTTCCCGACAAGCATCAACAGTGTTTTTCGGTGGCGGCACGCCTACTTTGTTGCCAGTGACCGACCTCACTCGGATGCTTGCTGCTGCGCGTGACACGTGGGGCTTCACTTCGGATGCCGAGGTGACCACCGAGGCAAATCCTGACTCTGTGGATCGAGACTATTTGCTCGCGCTCAAGGAAGCGGGCTTCACTCGTGTGTCGTTCGGGATGCAATCTGCGGTGCAGCACGTGCTCGCAACCCTCGAGCGAACTCATGACCCTGAACGCGTACCACATGTGGTGACGTGGGCGCGCGAGGTGGGGCTCGATGTGAGTCTTGACCTGATCTACGGCACACCGGGGGAGAGCCTCGAGGATTGGGAGCGCTCACTCGATCACGCCATTGCGCAGAACCCCGACCACATTTCTGCCTACGCGTTGATTATTGAGACGGGAACCAAGCTGGCCGGGCAGATCCGTCGCGGCGTGGTTGCCCCGGTCGATGATGATCTGCAGGCGGACATGTATGAGCTGGCCGAGCAGAAACTGAGTGCTGCGGGGTATGAATGGTATGAGGTCAGCAATTGGGGCAAGGCCAGCAATGATCCTGACGTGAGCAATACCAGTCGCCACAACCTTGGCTACTGGCTTGGCAACGACTGGTGGGGTGTTGGGCCTGGTGCACATAGCCACGTCGGCGGAGTGCGCTGGTGGAATGTGAAGCATCCTGCCGCGTATGCCGACCGCATCGCTGCCGGACACTCGCCCGGAGCTGGTAGAGAGATACTCGCTGACTCCAGCAAGTACTTGGAGCACGTGTTGTTGCGAACCCGAGTGCGGAACGGTCTCCCCATAAACACGCTCGATGCGGATGGCCGTAATGCAGTCGCTGGTCTCATTGCTGAGGAGCTCGTGGATGCGCGTGCGGCCTTGAGCGGAACGATTGAGCTCACGCTGAAGGGGCGCCTGCTCGCGGATGCCGTGGTTCGACGATTGCTCGCTGACGCCCCGATCTAG
- a CDS encoding DUF4870 domain-containing protein, with amino-acid sequence MSDSTPPNSSPYAPIQPMSPSDEKLWSTLIHIGGIFFAFIPALVGYLVFKDRGPFVRAHTRTALNFQITMYIGFFLGGILSIAGIGVLIILAIGVIIVIFSIIAAIAANNGQAYSYPLTFAFIK; translated from the coding sequence ATGTCAGACTCCACACCCCCCAACAGTTCTCCGTACGCACCGATCCAACCGATGAGTCCGAGCGACGAGAAGCTCTGGTCGACGTTGATTCACATTGGTGGAATCTTCTTCGCATTCATTCCCGCGCTAGTCGGCTACCTCGTCTTCAAGGACCGGGGTCCCTTCGTGCGCGCGCACACCCGCACCGCACTGAACTTTCAGATCACCATGTATATCGGATTCTTTTTAGGCGGAATCCTCTCGATCGCGGGCATCGGAGTCTTGATCATTCTCGCCATCGGCGTAATCATTGTCATCTTCAGCATCATCGCCGCAATCGCCGCAAACAATGGGCAGGCCTACAGCTATCCGCTCACATTTGCCTTTATTAAGTAG
- a CDS encoding DUF4870 domain-containing protein has protein sequence MTDANPQPAAPQPAAQLTTAEDNQWASFAHLGGILSFLPSLIIWLIFKDRGTFTNVEAKEALNFQITLAIAQVALFILGLILSIVTFGLFAIIQGLLSFAIWAVGVIYSIIAFTKAKDGTSYRYPFALRLVK, from the coding sequence ATGACTGACGCAAATCCGCAGCCCGCCGCACCGCAGCCGGCAGCGCAACTGACAACGGCTGAGGACAACCAGTGGGCGTCATTCGCTCATCTGGGCGGAATCCTCAGCTTCCTGCCCTCACTCATCATCTGGCTGATCTTCAAGGACCGCGGCACTTTCACCAATGTAGAAGCCAAGGAAGCGCTGAACTTCCAGATCACACTGGCGATCGCACAGGTCGCCTTGTTTATCCTCGGCTTGATCCTCTCCATTGTGACTTTCGGCCTCTTCGCAATTATCCAGGGCCTGCTCAGCTTCGCAATCTGGGCGGTCGGCGTAATCTACTCGATCATCGCATTCACGAAGGCCAAGGACGGCACGAGCTACCGTTACCCCTTCGCACTTCGCCTCGTCAAGTAA
- the hrcA gene encoding heat-inducible transcriptional repressor HrcA, which produces MVSARGLDVLRVIVQDYVATREPVGSKSIVERHSFGVSAATIRNDMVLLEDEELIAAPHTSSGRVPTDKGYRMFVDQLADLRPLTSAQRQAIESFLGQADDLDDVLARTVRMLSQLTNSVALVQYPSLATARVRHIELVRLSTSRIMSVFITDSGRIEQRLLDVFEPLDDVFLGEMRAKLNSALNGQSLPEAAERLANFADIFPVERQPIVSQVASSLVEQVLANRHDKLVLAGTANLARTEQDFAGSIFPVLEAIEEQVTLLRLFGEMQVTSGSVSTRIGRENAEFGLEETSVVTGGYSSSGGGVARLGVLGPTRMDYSNNMAAVRAVARYLSRLLEDN; this is translated from the coding sequence ATGGTTTCCGCCCGCGGACTTGATGTGCTTCGAGTCATCGTGCAGGACTACGTTGCTACGCGCGAGCCTGTCGGATCCAAGTCGATAGTGGAGCGTCATTCTTTTGGCGTGTCTGCAGCAACGATTCGCAACGACATGGTTCTGCTTGAAGATGAAGAGCTGATTGCCGCGCCCCACACCTCGTCTGGTCGCGTGCCCACCGATAAGGGCTACCGGATGTTTGTAGACCAGCTTGCCGATCTGCGGCCCCTCACAAGCGCCCAACGTCAGGCGATCGAATCTTTCCTGGGCCAAGCAGACGACCTTGACGATGTTCTTGCCCGCACGGTGAGGATGTTGTCCCAGCTGACAAACAGCGTCGCGCTCGTACAGTATCCCTCGCTGGCAACCGCTCGGGTGCGTCACATTGAGTTGGTCCGACTGAGCACTTCGCGCATCATGTCGGTGTTCATTACAGATTCTGGCCGCATCGAACAACGGCTTCTTGATGTTTTCGAGCCCCTTGATGATGTGTTTCTTGGCGAAATGCGGGCAAAGTTGAACTCCGCTCTGAATGGGCAGTCGCTGCCGGAAGCGGCGGAGCGGCTCGCGAATTTTGCCGACATTTTTCCTGTCGAACGCCAACCGATTGTCAGTCAGGTGGCATCCAGTCTGGTTGAGCAGGTCTTGGCAAACCGTCATGACAAACTCGTATTAGCGGGCACAGCAAACCTTGCGCGAACTGAGCAAGACTTCGCGGGGAGCATTTTTCCCGTACTTGAGGCAATAGAAGAGCAAGTTACTTTGTTACGTCTCTTTGGAGAGATGCAGGTAACTAGCGGTTCTGTGTCTACTCGCATTGGGCGCGAGAACGCAGAATTCGGACTTGAAGAGACGTCTGTCGTTACGGGTGGGTATTCCTCGTCGGGCGGAGGCGTCGCGCGATTGGGTGTGTTAGGCCCAACTCGCATGGACTATTCGAACAATATGGCGGCAGTTCGCGCAGTAGCGCGGTACCTGTCACGACTTTTAGAAGACAACTGA
- the dnaJ gene encoding molecular chaperone DnaJ yields the protein MADHYEALGVAREATPEEIKKAYRKLARELHPDVNPSADASERFKTVTHAYDVLSDPQQRQQYDMGGSGGGFGGANFGFGDIFETFFGGGGGGQSVGPRSRRERGQDALLRVEVSLKDTMFGVSRDIEVNTAVLCETCEGSCSAPGSSPVRCDICQGSGQIQRQVRSLLGNVMTSSPCGTCRGYGNIIVNPCATCAGQGRVRAQRTISVDIPAGIETGLRLQMPGQGEVGPAGGPNGDLFLEIKVRHHDVFSRSDDDLLATVEVQMLDAILGTTVTLDGLDDTVEVHIKPGTQSGEVLTVKERGITSLRGGGRGDLRLGIQVVTPTKLSGAEQTLVKQLAAIRKNKAPEFAEFQQGLFAKLRDRFL from the coding sequence TTGGCAGATCACTACGAAGCACTCGGCGTTGCGCGCGAGGCCACGCCCGAAGAAATTAAGAAGGCGTACCGCAAGCTCGCTCGAGAGTTGCATCCCGACGTCAACCCCAGCGCCGACGCGTCTGAACGATTCAAGACAGTCACGCACGCCTATGACGTCTTGAGCGATCCGCAGCAGCGTCAGCAGTACGACATGGGAGGCAGCGGTGGCGGTTTCGGCGGCGCAAATTTCGGCTTTGGCGACATTTTCGAAACCTTCTTCGGCGGTGGCGGTGGCGGTCAATCGGTCGGGCCTCGTTCACGACGTGAGCGCGGTCAGGATGCCCTGCTGCGCGTTGAGGTGAGCCTCAAGGACACGATGTTTGGCGTATCGCGCGATATCGAGGTCAACACGGCTGTGCTGTGTGAGACCTGTGAGGGTAGCTGCTCGGCACCGGGCTCTTCACCGGTGCGCTGTGACATTTGTCAGGGCAGCGGTCAGATACAGCGCCAAGTACGCAGTCTTTTGGGTAACGTCATGACCTCGAGCCCGTGTGGAACGTGCCGCGGCTACGGCAACATCATCGTGAACCCCTGCGCCACGTGTGCAGGACAGGGCCGAGTGCGTGCGCAGCGCACCATTTCCGTGGACATCCCGGCGGGTATCGAAACTGGGTTGCGGTTGCAGATGCCCGGCCAAGGTGAAGTCGGGCCGGCGGGTGGACCCAACGGTGACCTCTTCCTGGAGATAAAGGTTCGTCACCACGACGTCTTTAGCCGCTCCGATGATGATTTGCTTGCGACCGTCGAGGTTCAGATGCTCGATGCGATCTTGGGCACCACCGTCACCCTTGACGGCTTGGACGACACAGTCGAAGTGCATATTAAGCCCGGCACGCAGAGTGGCGAAGTGCTCACCGTTAAAGAGCGGGGGATCACGAGCCTGCGCGGTGGCGGTCGAGGTGACCTGCGACTGGGCATCCAGGTGGTCACTCCGACCAAGCTGAGTGGCGCAGAGCAGACGCTCGTTAAGCAGCTCGCGGCGATCCGCAAGAACAAAGCGCCAGAGTTTGCTGAGTTCCAGCAGGGACTCTTTGCGAAGTTGCGCGACCGGTTCCTGTAG
- a CDS encoding 16S rRNA (uracil(1498)-N(3))-methyltransferase: protein MAHLYIDEELDDAKVGDTVSLTKAEARHAVTVSRLAVGETVAISNGAGLTVSGRITTAEHTELSIEVAEVQHAARNTPAVFLAQALAKADRDDLAVQVATELGIDGVIPWSAARSISRWQGAKVAKGRDRWAAIVREASKQSLRTWLPDVLDLVTTKQLAAFASSTRMLVLEPTATETISDLVVDDRDIVLVVGPEGGVADHELELLTAAGASTVRLGSEVLRTSTAGPAALAVLNVKLGRWG, encoded by the coding sequence GTGGCTCATCTCTATATCGATGAAGAACTCGACGACGCGAAGGTCGGCGACACTGTTTCGCTTACTAAGGCGGAGGCGCGCCACGCGGTAACAGTATCGCGACTTGCCGTCGGAGAAACTGTCGCGATTAGCAACGGCGCAGGGCTCACCGTTTCTGGGCGAATAACCACCGCAGAACACACCGAGCTCAGCATCGAAGTTGCCGAAGTGCAGCACGCTGCCCGAAACACTCCCGCTGTGTTCCTTGCGCAAGCGCTCGCAAAAGCGGACCGAGATGACCTCGCCGTTCAAGTCGCCACCGAGCTCGGCATCGATGGCGTAATTCCGTGGTCGGCTGCGCGCAGCATTTCGCGTTGGCAGGGCGCAAAGGTTGCCAAAGGCCGCGACCGTTGGGCAGCAATCGTGCGCGAGGCGAGCAAGCAATCGTTACGCACCTGGTTGCCCGACGTGCTTGATCTCGTCACGACGAAGCAACTGGCCGCGTTCGCTTCCAGCACCCGGATGCTCGTGCTCGAGCCAACCGCAACCGAGACCATCTCCGACCTTGTCGTGGATGATCGCGACATTGTGCTCGTCGTCGGACCCGAGGGTGGCGTGGCAGATCATGAGCTCGAGCTATTGACGGCGGCCGGAGCATCCACGGTTCGACTGGGTAGTGAAGTTCTGCGCACGTCAACGGCGGGCCCTGCGGCGCTTGCGGTCCTTAACGTCAAGCTTGGTCGCTGGGGCTAG
- a CDS encoding histidine triad nucleotide-binding protein, translating to MSDSPSIFTKIIAREIPADIVFESDSVIAFRDIAPQAPVHLLVVPKTEEFSNVAELAAGNPALLAELVSVAQQLADEHTQSEYRLIFNTGESAGQTVFHAHAHVLGGHLEEGTLGH from the coding sequence ATGTCTGATTCCCCTTCGATCTTTACTAAGATCATCGCTCGCGAGATTCCCGCGGATATCGTCTTCGAGTCAGATTCCGTAATCGCGTTTCGCGATATCGCGCCCCAAGCGCCTGTGCATCTGCTCGTCGTTCCTAAGACCGAGGAGTTTTCCAATGTTGCCGAGCTTGCCGCAGGCAATCCGGCATTGCTGGCTGAGCTGGTTTCGGTGGCACAGCAACTGGCCGATGAGCACACGCAGAGTGAGTACCGATTGATTTTCAACACCGGCGAAAGTGCCGGTCAAACCGTGTTCCACGCTCACGCTCATGTGCTCGGTGGACACCTCGAGGAAGGCACCCTTGGTCATTAG